The following proteins are encoded in a genomic region of Melopsittacus undulatus isolate bMelUnd1 chromosome 8, bMelUnd1.mat.Z, whole genome shotgun sequence:
- the LOC101868467 gene encoding ubiquitin carboxyl-terminal hydrolase 42, translating to MTIVNKPKSSTSKNSSSRRPDKSNKPRTKKMTSRTMNLGRVPPAEDPSKVSVDKGPGGSIYCRTSQKPKPFGQRELIVNDGIAPPQRILFPPEKICMDWQQTLSVGVGLQNLGNTCFLNSTLQCLTYTPPLANYMLSLEHTKSCHEKGFCMMCTLEAHINQVLCCSNNAIKPTSVINGLKRIGKHFHYGSQEDAHEFLSFTVDALQKACLNGSTKLDISSQATTLIYQIFGGYLRSRVKCLNCKAVSDTYEPFLDITLDIKTVTSITKALEQFVKPEQLDGENSYKCSKCKNMVPASKRYTIHRSSKVLTISLKRFANFTGGKINKDVKYPEYLDLRAYMSQSMGEPLIYALYAVLVHSGFNCNAGHYICFIKAGNGFWYRMNDAIVERSDIKTVLNQQAYLLFYIRRYDLTLGERGFYLPAPSYPRSFLGQRGSNSKQAGFMGPRLPPHMIKNSSRLNGNGPLKEDTNPVGTTIKRPSSAPPTACIQNWAITRPSATDPSKAQKITISIHNKLPERQSVSQPGCLASALENEDLSKTVPSSTITNSFRAESTSNASTVAVAANISKQEVPDEMFVEPAVNLSPALGSDATVPSSAESSGKSEASNGVFKMNCNISSNGIVIGKVVGTLQNSHSFCESAEEERSHHELPQNDSLNGAISLDIGSKQNGLKLDDFACQVQPAKPSEIFFAKTNGLLEPIPVAESPIPQEIILESLAYNHLNRSSEKTSVPTPQKSEGDHLTETVVMETVFVYEQSRTPLSDLGCEIESPFTVSDSETKEVAESIIKKADNVHASINGQHKVRKKSLGTEDEYLGQCESEDSRDKDKPRRPKEPALIAKEDPSYIKGSPESEEKLGQTSSVKSDIECSPKNLAFLGVTDKCQDTKDISNNYVEVPPVNDSSITKLDKVLESQFSGQNEGLNNKKCEEDNRQKYEEKIHDSKKTDKDHYRKKRQYSDIEEQKQSRSKVDDRSYKRRRSCSMETNKQYHKQDYCNESKYRPSHHERNSPNNGRSSGKYSRYRSRSRERTEQDRNRYYHSKAERTWSRERYYQDESRRWEKCRYYKDYYSVHGTGDGRERKYTHFDKDFDKLSQFYKSHRDYHCKSRWAHNTHCREEGAHHLGSHRGNFRHCSVPQQQPEKHSREGHAPPPASAHAQFDNSFWENEKLRLGKREYSDTEGSEREMGKKCHQIDDQRMKKDKKIKKKKKSKDKYREKDYKLQDLGGLVFRIDNDNRKWKKKKKKKKHIRKLKDFSEYLGSRLEKTTQEKKTVPVFSGNYLREQYRNQGSEEPYKDRKPSGAGDNKNYGFIPSSEYMKDAKLTDGSLQYPT from the exons ATGACCATAGTTAACAAGCCAAAATCTTCAACATCTAAAAACTCGTCATCAAGGCGGCCCGACAAATCGAACAAACCCCGTACGAAGAAAATGACATCACGCACCATGAACTTGGGCCGTGTACCACCTGCAGAAGATCCAAGCAAAGTCTCTGTGGACAAAGGACCAGGAGGCTCTATTTATTGTAGGACATCTCAAAAACCTAAGCCTTTTGGCCAGAGAGAGCTAA ttgttAACGATGGAATTGCCCCACCACAAAGAATTCTTTTTCCACCTGAGAAAATTTGCATGGATTGGCAACAGACACTAAGTGTTGGAGTTGGACTGCAGAATCTGGGCAATACGTGTTTCCTTAATTCTACTCTACAGTGTTTAACCTATACACCTCCTCTGGCCAATTACATGCTTTCACTTGAACACACCAAGTCAT GTCATGAAAAAGGCTTTTGTATGATGTGTACTTTGGAAGCTCACATTAACCAGGTCCTATGTTGCTCTAATAATGCTATCAAACCTACATCTGTTATCAATGGCCTTAAAA GAATAGGAAAGCATTTCCACTATGGCAGTCAAGAGGATGCACATGAATTCTTGTCCTTCACTGTTGATGCTTTGCAGAAAGCTTGCTTGAATGGAAGCACCAA GTTGGACATATCTTCTCAAGCCACCACACTTATTTATCAAATATTTGGAGGATACCTAAGATCCCGAG TAAAATGCTTGAACTGCAAAGCCGTTTCTGATACGTATGAGCCATTCCTCGATATTACTTTGGATATAAAG ACCGTTACATCTATCACTAAGGCTCTAGAACAATTTGTGAAACCTGAACAACTGGATGGAGAAAACAGCTATAAGTGTAGCAA GTGTAAAAACATGGTTCCAGCCTCCAAGAGATACACAATACATCGCTCCTCCAAAGTCCTCACAATATCACTGAAAAGATTTGCAAATTTTACTGGTGGCAAGATCAACAAG GATGTAAAATACCCTGAATATTTGGATCTTCGAGCATATATGTCCCAATCAATGGGAGAGCCACTCATCTATGCTTTATATGCAGTTCTTGTTCATTCTGGTTTCAACTGCAATGCAGGACACTATATCTGCTTCATAAAG GCCGGCAATGGATTTTGGTATCGAATGAATGATGCCATAGTGGAGCGTTCTGATATCAAAACGGTTCTCAATCAGCAagcttatttacttttttatatcAG GCGCTATGATTTGACACTTGGAGAACGTGGCTTTTACTTACCAGCACCGTCTTATCCCCGTTCATTCCTTGGTCAGCGGGGTTCTAATAGTAAGCAGGCTGGATTTATGGGACCACGACTTCCTCCTCATATGATAAAG AATTCAAGTCGTTTAAATGGAAATGGACCCCTAAAAGAGGATACAAATCCTGTTGGTACCACCATAAAAAGGCCATCTTCCGCTCCACCAACCGCTTGCATTCAAAACTGGGCAATTACCAGGCCTTCAGCTACGGATCCATCAAAAGCCCAGAAAATCACTATCAGTATTCATAACAAATTGCCTGAGCGTCAGTCTGTGTCACAACCTGGCTGTCTTGCCAGTGCTTTGGAGAATGAGGATCTCAGCAAGACTGTTCCTTCCTCCACAATTACAAATTCTTTCAGAGCAGAGTCTACCTCAAATGCATCTACAGTGGCAGTTGCAGCTAACATTTCCAAACAGGAAGTTCCTGATGAAATGTTTGTAGAGCCAGCAGTGAATCTAAGTCCTGCACTCGGCTCCGATGCTACAGTCCCTTCCAGTGCGGAGTCTTCAGGAAAATCTGAGGCATCGAATGGCGTGTTTAAAATGAACTGCAACATATCTTCCAATGGAATTGTAATTGGAAAGGTGGTCGGCACATTGCAGAATTCCCATTCTTTCTGTGAGAGTGCTGAAGAAGAGAGATCCCATCATGAGCTGCCACAAAATGATTCACTAAATGGTGCTATTAGTTTAGATATTGGATCTAAACAAAATGGACTGAAACTTGATGATTTTGCTTGCCAAGTCCAACCTGCTAAACCTTCTGAAATTTTCTTTGCTAAAACAAACGGATTGCTTGAACCA ATACCTGTAGCTGAGTCACCAATTCCTCAAGAAATAATCTTAGAATCCCTGGCCTACAACCACCTGAACAGGTCGTCAGAGAAAACAAG TGTTCCTACACCTCAGAAGTCGGAGGGTGATCATCTTACGGAAACCGTAGTTATGGAAACAGTGTTTGTCTATGAACAATCCAGGACGCCTCTTTCCGACCTTGGCTGTGAGATTGAGAGTCCTTTTACTGTATCAGACTCTGAAACCAAAGAAGTTGCTGAAAGTATTATAAAAAAAGCTGATAACGTACATGCCAGTATCAATGGTCAGCACAAGGTCAGGAAAAAATCCTTGGGTACTGAAGATGAATACCTTGGGCAGTGTGAGTCCGAAGACAGTAGAGACAAAGATAAACCAAGAAGACCAAAAGAACCTGCACTCATTGCAAAAGAAGATCCTTCATATATCAAAGGGTCTCCTGAGAGTGAAGAGAAATTAGGGCAAACTTCCTCTGTGAAGTCTGACATTGAATGTAGTCCTAAAAATCTTGCATTTCTAGGTGTTACAGATAAATGCCAAGATACAAAGGACATTTCTAATAACTATGTAGAGGTACCACCTGTTAATGACTCTTCTATTACAAAGCTGGATAAAGTTCTGGAGAGTCAATTCTCTGGACAAAATGAGGGgctgaataataaaaaatgcgAAGAGGATAATAGGCAAAAATATGAGGAGAAGATACACGACTCCAAAAAAACTGACAAAGACCACTACCGAAAAAAGAGACAATACTCTGACATTgaagagcagaagcaaagcaggagCAAAGTGGATGATCGTTCCTACAAAAGGAGGCGCTCTTGCAGTATGGAAACAAATAAGCAGTATCATAAGCAGGACTATTGCAATGAAAGCAAGTACAGACCTTCCCATCATGAAAGAAATAGTCCAAATAATGGCAGAAGCTCAGGAAAATATTCTCGTTATAGATCCCgaagcagagaaagaacagaacaagACAGGAATAGGTATTACCATTCCAAagcagagagaacttggagcagGGAAAGATACTATCAAGATGAATCACGGAGATGGGAAAAATGCAGATATTACAAGGATTATTACTCTGTTCATGGAACAGGAGATGGCAGAGAGAGGAAGTACACTCATTTTGATAAAGACTTTGACAAACTGAGTCAATTCTACAAATCACATAGAGATTATCATTGCAAGAGCAGATGGGCTCACAACActcactgcagagaggaaggagcGCATCACTTGGGCAGCCACAGAGGAAATTTCCGTCATTGTTCAGtacctcagcagcagcctgaaaaacACTCTCGGGAAGGGCACGCACCTCCACCTGCCTCAGCTCATGCACAGTTTGACAACTCTTTCTGGGAAAACGAAAAACTGAGGCTTGGCAAGCGGGAATACAGTGACACAGAAGGAAGTGAaagggaaatgggaaagaaatgccaCCAGATAGATGaccaaagaatgaaaaaagataagaagatcaagaagaaaaagaagtccaAAGATAAATATCGAGAGAAGGATTACAA ACTTCAGGATTTGGGTGGCCTTGTGTTTCGCATTGACAATGACAATcgcaaatggaagaaaaagaagaaaaagaagaaacacatcAGGAAACTGAAAGACTTCTCGGAATATTTAGGTTCTCGTCTTGAGAAGACAACACAGGAGAAGAAGACAGTACCCGTTTTTTCAGGCAACTACTTACGTGAGCAATATAGAAACCAGGGCAGTGAAGAACCCTACAAGGACAGGAAGCCTTCTGGGGCAGGTGACAACAAGAACTACGGCTTCATCCCATCCAGTGAGTACATGAAAG atgcAAAGCTCACTGATGGAAGCCTTCAATACCCAACCTAA